Proteins from one Sphaeramia orbicularis chromosome 17, fSphaOr1.1, whole genome shotgun sequence genomic window:
- the LOC115437627 gene encoding tripartite motif-containing protein 16-like encodes MAQKGVQLDQETLSCSICLDLLKDPVTIPCGHSNCMSCIKKHWDEADRNNSCPQCRQTFIPRPVLVKTTMLADLVEQLKKTGLEPAAADHCYAGAEDVVCDVCTGRKLKAVKSCLVCLASYCDKHLQPHHESAAFKKHKLMDPLEKLQENVCSRHGEVMKMFCLTDHQCICYRCSVDEHKGHNTVTSAAERTERQTELEVSRQKIQQRIKDKQKNVKVLQQEVKTISRSADEAVKKNHKILTEQIRLMEERRRKVKQQIRSKEETEVNRVKELESKLEQEITELRRKDAEMDKLSRTDDHIQFLLQYPSVSKLREDPDSSNIDIRPRSYFEDVTTAVSELRDKLQHSLREDLDHQPGLGLRLWLGLGLILILTICHVSPSNQHPEPQTRTDFLQYSCEITLDPNTVNEYLLLSEENKRVTVMRQTQNYPHHPDRFRGCFQVLSRESLTGYCYWEVEWSGGDVWVAVAYKDIKRKGNSDECKFGHNDKSWALYCNKNTPLFWYNNVQYPVSGPVSSRIGVYLDHTAGNLSFYSLQPFSETMTLIHRVQTTFTEPLYAGVWLWYNGDTAYFPKLQ; translated from the coding sequence ATGGCGCAGAAAGGAGTTCAGCTGGATCAGGAAACACTTTCCTGTTCGATCTGTTTGGATCTACTGAAGGATCCGGTGACTATTCCCTGTGGACACAGCAACTGTATGAGCTGTATTAAAAAACACTGGGATGAAGCGGACAGGAATAACAGCTGCCCTCAGTGCAGACAGACCTTCATACCCAGGCCTGTCCTGGTCAAAACCACCATGTTGGCAGATTTAgtggaacagctgaagaagactggACTTGAACCTGCTGCTGCTGACCACTGCTACGCTGGAGCTGAAGATGTGGTCTGTGATGTGTGCACTGGGAGGAAACTGAAAGCTGTCAAGTCCTGTCTGGTGTGTTTGGCTTCTTACTGTGACAAACACCTTCAGCCTCATCATGAATCTGCTGCTTTTAAGAAACACAAGCTGATGGATCCGTTGGAGAAGCTCCAGGAGAACGTCTGCTCTCGTCATGGTGaggtgatgaagatgttctgccTCACTGATCATCAGTGTATTTGTTATCGTTGCTCTGTGGATGAACATAAAGGCCACAACACAGTCACATCTGCAGCAGAAAGGACTGAGAGGCAGACAGAGCTGGAGGTGAGTCGACAGAAAATTCAGCAGAGaatcaaagacaaacagaaaaatgtgaagGTGCTTCAACAGGAGGTGAAGACCATCAGTCGCTCTGCTGACGAGGCAGTGAAGAAAAACCACAAGATCCTGACTGAGCAGATCCGACTCATGGAGGAAAGAAGGCGTAAAGTGAAGCAGCAGATCAGATCCAAGGAGGAAACTGAAGTGAATCGAGTCAAAGAGCTGGAGTCGAAGCTGGAGCAGGAGATCactgagctgaggaggaaagaCGCTGAGATGGACAAACTGTCACGCACAGACGACCACATCCAGTTTTTACTCCAGTATCCATCAGTGTCCAAACTCAGAGAAGATCCAGACTCATCCAACATCGACATCCGTCCTCGGAGTTACTTTGAGGATGTGACGACAGCTGTGTCAGAGCTCAGAGATAAACTACAGCACAGTCTGAGAGAGGATTTGGACCATCAaccagggttaggtttaaggttatggttagggttagggttaatcctaATCCTAACTATATGCCATGTTTCACCGTCAAATCAACATCCTGAACCACAGACCAGAACAGATTTCTTGCAATATTCATGTGAAATcacactggatccaaacacagtgaaTGAATATCTGTTACTGTCTGAGGAGAATAAAAGAGTAACAGTTATGAGACAGACACAGAACTATCCTCATCATCCAGACAGATTCAGAGGCTGCTTTCAGGTCCTGAGCAGAGAGAGTCTGACTGGTtactgttactgggaggtggagtggagTGGGGGGGACGTTTGGGTCGCAGTCGCATATAAGGATATTAAGAGAAAAGGAAACTCTGATGAATGTAAATTTGGACACAATGACAAATCATGGGCTTTATATTGTAACAAAAATACTCCTCTATTTTGGTACAACAATGTCCAGTATCCTGTCTCAGGTCCAGTTTCGTCCAGAATCGGAGTGTACCTCGATCACACAGCAGGTAATCTGTCCTTCTACAGCCTACAGCCCTTCTCTGAAACCATGACTctgatccacagagtccagaccacattcactgaacctctGTATGCTGGAGTTTGGCTTTGGTACAATGGAGACACTGCCTACTTTCCAAAACTCCAGTAA